The segment GGTAAATTATTTTGAATCTCTTCAATTCTTAATATTATGTCTTCTTGAGTTAAGTCAGATAATTTTTTTTGAATAAGCATTACATCGATTACTGATCCAGCATAAAACAATGCTAAATAGATTTTTTCATCCTGATAATATAACAATACTTTTTTTCTTCTTTCTTCTATAGAGAGATTGGAACCAACTGCTGCCACTAAAAGATTATCCACTATATAAGTTTTTCTAAAACCAACACTTAATGTTGTATCTAGCATAATTTGTTTGCAATCATTTAGTGTCAATTCATGAGGGATACATAATAACAATTGAGGTTTTATTAAAAAACTATTGTATTCCTTTAAAACTTTTTTATAGATAATTTCTAATTGGCTCTTTTTTAGCCAATAGTCAGGTATATTCATTAGATTTTTATTATGTTTAATATCTATAATACTTTCTATATCTTCATTTAAAAATACTCCTCGTTTACTTTCATAAGCTTGTACTTTATTTGTAATAACTAAGCCTACTTTTTTTGCTGGAAATATTCTATTAAACATCAATTACCTCCTAAA is part of the Halanaerobiaceae bacterium ANBcell28 genome and harbors:
- a CDS encoding rod shape-determining protein — its product is MFNRIFPAKKVGLVITNKVQAYESKRGVFLNEDIESIIDIKHNKNLMNIPDYWLKKSQLEIIYKKVLKEYNSFLIKPQLLLCIPHELTLNDCKQIMLDTTLSVGFRKTYIVDNLLVAAVGSNLSIEERRKKVLLYYQDEKIYLALFYAGSVIDVMLIQKKLSDLTQEDIILRIEEIQNNLPSDVSKYFLKIKDKLTQTDLVNDWNTNEINNIYLSLPKEYMYNYSNYIGKYQVTKLEYEDCLIKGVESLFGEIDKL